The following DNA comes from Enterocloster bolteae.
AACGCATTATCCTTTCTAAATTGGTCGTAACCGTATTTAAAAGGCCTCTTATCATTTTCAAAGTTTATATGCTTTAAGGTACTCTTCTTTACATTCTTAAGGGCTGCCTTTGAAACAGGCTCCAGCTGCCTTGACCTTCCTCTGGCAGGACGGTGCCCGCCTATGGTAAAGCCGGAACTGTTTTTCAGCTCGTCATAAATAACGGCCTTCTTAAACTTTGGCTGCTTAGGCGGCTTAGATCGCAGGCGGCTGGTCCTTACCTCACTCCGGGCCCCGGACCCCTTAGGATCTCCGCCCTGAAGCCGGGTTCCCACATCCTTACCTGCGCCGGTAATCTTCTCCTCCAGCTTTCCGGATACCTTCTGCTCCAGCCGGTTCTTAATTGCCCTGAATGGGGCAGCGGCAAGCATGGCCGCTCCATAGGCATCCCGGTTGCTCTCCTGCTCCAGCCGTCCTGCGGCTTCATTCACCAGACCGGTCAGCAGGCTGCCTGCTTTGTACACGGTCCAGGCCCCGCCCATAACATAGAGGGCTGCCATGACAATCCTGCTCTCTCCCCCCATGCCCTCAGCTGTTATTCCTCCCCTGAGAATCAGGGGCATCAGCATCAGATAAATCTTCATCAGAACAACGGTACCGTAGCCTGTAAAAAGCTTTCCCATAAACATCCCGAACCACTGTTTAAATTTCTCCCCGTCATCCAGGGGCATCATTGCCACAAAGTAAGGAGACACCAGGTACAGCAGAAGGATTTCAAATATCCTCCGTATGACTGTCAGGAAACAGAGGAAGAGGATAACGCACAGGAAAATAGCGGTCCATCCTCCCATCAGATAATCGAATCTGCTTAAATCAAAATTGAGAACCACATTGGGTATGTTGGTATATCTTTCATAAGTGTCATTCAAATAAAAGTTCTTTCTCGGCTCCTTTGTTATATCAAAATCCGGGTTGGCTTTGTCCAGCACCTTAAAGCCAAAGCCCTCATCCAGTTCCACCGTTCCCCATTTGGACATATTATTCTCGCTGTCCCAGGCCGCGTTTACGGATGCAATGGTAAATATGGTGCTGCCCAGAGTACTCCTCCCTCCATTGTCATCAAAGGACACTGCGGTGTTAAGGGTTGTAAGTATAATCATGGACAGCTGTATCATGAACCAAACCGCAAAGGGAATCAGGAAAGCGCCCAGAACAGATTTAAACAGCTGCTTGAGCACATGGCTTACCGGCCGTTTATTTTCAAAATCCAAGTCAAAGGACGACTTTGCCACCCCGAATATAGTCAGAAGCAGGGCAATACCCACGCCTCCCAGGGTGATAACCTTGAAGGCCTCAGAGATGGCGGTGCTGGTGAACAGCACCTCTAAAAGGCTCCCTGTCACGGCAGCTCCCTCTCTGCCATTGGGATAGTAGGTAACCGGCTCCAGGCCAATAAAGATATCAAACGCCTTTTCCAGACAGTCCACCACCATCAGATATCCTATAAACTGCAAATAGTTCATAAAGGCGCCCAGCACCTCTACTACCCGAATCACCCAGTAGAACACAACCTGGAGCACAGGAAGGAGTATGGGCCCCAGGATGTACTGAAACACATATCCCCAGGCAATGTTTATAATCGAAACCACAAAATCAAACACAGGTGTGACAATACTTGAGAGGACCTTTTCATATACCCACTCATAAATCCCCAGATATGACATCTCCACCTTATCAGCACCTCCTTATCCGTCTCTGTCCCCGGAATCCTTTGCCGCTCCCGCGGCGCCAGAGGCCGCCCCCTGGACCCCCTGCTTTGCCGCCCCCACAGCGTTTTTGGCCGTGGATTTGGCTGCGGATTTAACCGCGTTTTTAGCTGTGCTGCCGGCCGTCTTGGCAGCCGTCCCTACTGCCTTGGCCCCTGCTGTGGCGGCTGCCTTGGCCCCTGCTGTGGCGGCTGCCTTGGCTCCTGCCGCTCCCGCTGTGGCCGCAGCGCCAGCGCCTCCGGTGGCCAGACCGGTGCCCAGGCCTACACCTGCAGCCACACCCAGCTGAACGCCAGTCGATGCCGCCTTCCTTGCCGCTCCCACCGTATATCCCATGGCCAGCATGGTGGATGTCTTGGCATCCTCTGCCGCTTTAGGGTTGAGGATCTCCAGGAACATGGCGCAGCTTTTATATACAGCAAACATACCTCCCAGGAAAAATATGGTTTTAAGTATGGAATCAATCATGGATTCCTCCAGAGAAGGTGAATTCCTGTCCACAAGGCCCATGTTCACCAGTACGCTGTCCATGGCCGAGTGGTTCTCCATATAGCTCATGCCTGTTTTTTCCCAGGCGAAATCCACAGCCTCTTCCATGCGGTTTACCTCCTCCTGATACGCAGGGTTACCGGAGCCCGGAATTTCTATTCCTCCGGTCTGCTCCCTCAGATTATCAAAAAACTTATCTTTGGTCTGGTCATAGACACCTCCCGCGTACAGCCGGTCCATTACAAAGGAGCTGCCAAGGCTCAGGTTATCACTGAAAATCAAAGGCAGCAGCAGCATGAATATTTTCAGGGCATAGATAACTCCAAATCCCGCCAAAAACTTGGCTATAAACATTTCCCTCCAGCGCTTAAACATATCCCCCCGGTCCAGAGGGATTGTCGCCACAAAAAATGGAGCTACAAGGTACAGCAGCACCAGTTCCAGCAGCCTGCGTATAAACTGTATAAGCACGCCTGCCAGCATGATAATCATGAAGATGCTTGCGCTGAAGCCCAGAAGATAATCAATTTTGGCCGCGGAGAAATCAGAGCCCGAATCCCTGAAATCCAGGTAATCCTTATCACCGTTCAGATAACTGCGGCGCAGGTCGTCGCTCATACTGGGCGGCAGGTATTCAACACGGAAGGCCGAATCAAGACTGGTCAGTATCTCATAGGTAAACTTATCGCCCAGCCCTTCCGCAACATCTGCCGTCTCCTGTAAGACAGGAATCTCAAAATCCGCCCTTCCGGCTCTTAAGCTGGCTGTCAGGAAGATGTAAAGGCCCATGCTCGGATCCCCTGCGGTGCCGGACTCGGCCTGTATGACCGCTTTGGTCTGCTTTATCAGAGCCGAGCTCAGCTGCATCAGGGCAATGCACAAAAAGGGTACCAGCATAAAGGAGACACAGGCTTTCATGGCATCCTTCAGCACCTGGCTGATGGGATTCTTGTTTTCCAGCGTGGAGGAGGACATGGAGCGCACTATGGCAAAAATGGTAAATAAAAAGCATATGCCTACGGCCACCAGAGTTATCATCAGAAAGCCTTTGCTGACCGCGTCCTGGTTGAACACCATCTCCATAAAGGTCATTGGCTTGTTATCCACAATAACATTCTCAGTGCCTGCGAAAATGCCTATCATTGTTTCCAGGGAGTCCAGAATCTTGCACACTGTAATCAAAAAGAAGTATGCCAGGATGGAGACGCTGTGGGACAGTACATACATTGCTTTTTCATAGAACAAGGACAGGATTTCCGTCATAACCGGCACAAATATTTCGTTAAATAAAAGCACCATTGTGGTATAAAGCACATCAGTAAAGCCCTTTGCCACTTCCATTCCATCAACTCCTTACCGAACCGTCAGATTCCTTTTTTTCCGAACCAGCATCACTGCTCCTGCCGTTATGGATATGACTATCGCCGCTATGGCAATGACCCCATACATATTTACCTTATACCGCAGTGAGAATTCCTTAAGGGTCTGGTTGCCGGCCCTGTCTGTTACTGTCAGTACATAGCTGCCTGTTTCGGTTATCGTAAATCCGTTAAATTCCCGCGGTTCCCCGCCGTTCTTTGCCAGGGTCACAGAGGCCAGATCCGTGGAACTGTAGATTATCCGGGCCGTCTGCCCCTCTATCTCCACTTCCACTGCCGGAGGCTCCGTGTCCCGGTTAAGCTCTACCTCCAGAGTCTCCCCGTAATCTCCTTTCAGGGTAACAAGGTAGCTTCCGTCGGCCTCCATGGTGAGCAGAGTTCCCTCTCCTGTGTCCAGGGAATTCCCGTTAAAGGAAGCTGCTGAAATCCTGGTCCCTTCAGGCGCGCTAAAGGTATCCCGGTTAACATATGTATTGCTGATTTCAAAGGTAAACTCATATTCCCCGGATACCAGACGGTATATTCCGTATTCCGCCGCCTCCTGCCGCTCGTTCAGGGCTGTTTCCTCCTCCCCTCTGTAGAGAGTGTACTGCCCTTCACCCGGATAGATTGCCACGGACTGGTTAATGAGCATTCCTTCCGGCACGCTGGACCGGAACGTAAAGCCGTTCTCCAGGGTTACCAGGTACATCTTTTCATCCTCCAGATAAACCTGGCTTCTCCCGGAGACTTCTCTGCCTTCCCTGCCGGAACCCCTTCCTTGGTCTGAACCATTCTGACCGGAATCCCCCTCCTGGCCCGCACCGTCCTGACCGGAATCCTTCTCCTGGCCCGCACCTTCCTGGCCGGAATCCTCTCCCTGGCCCAGGACGCCTTCCGAAGATGCGTGAAGCCCCTGGTCCGTGTTCCCTGCCTCATTATCTGTCCCGTCATTGCTTCCTTCCCCTGCCTCTCCTTTATCCCCGGATTCGGAAAAGAGCTGGCCGGCCAAGGCTGCCGCAATGTCATCACCGGCAATCCCTGACTCCGAAGTAATCTGGTTCAGCAGTCCTGCGGTATCACTTCCGGTGAGTCCATCTATCTGCCGGGCCAGGGCGCCTGCGGCTCCTGATACGGCGCCTGACGCGTCCTGCCGTTTCTCATCAATGCGGAACCGGAATACGGTTCTGTACTCTTCCTGCTGGGAGAGGGGAACATTCTTATCATATACTGCTGTTAAGCGCATAACATAGGTCCCTCTGTCCGACAACAGCTGGCCGGATGTATAGTTCATGGGCACGCCGTCCTTCTCAGCTGTACAGAACACGTCCACAGGTATCTCCACATATACGGGGCGATCCGTTATTCCTCCGTTGGATACATTGGAATAAATAAAATATCTGCCGTCTATGGAATGTTCATATAAATCATAGTCACTGTGATACTTCTCTCCCATGGACACCTCATGTATCCTTGGACCCGCCAAAGCGCTGTCCTCCTCCAGAGCGGTCTGCGCCGCCCCCGGTCCGTTGAATACGTCCTCTGCCCCTCCCTCTGATATCCAGTCCTCTGCCTCAGTATAAATCCTGGACAGATAGGAGTCTGCCGTGTCATCGTTATAGGAAGCTGCCAGCGCCCTGTCCGGCAGCCCAGCCGCCATACAGCAGCCTGCAAAAAGCAGCAGTCCCTTTTTTATTCCTCTGTTCATTCCGCAGACACCTCCATCTCTTTTTCCTGCCGACTGGCAATGATATAATTGCGCTCATCCAAATCATAGTAAACCTCGTCCCCGAAAAAGGCGTTCATCCGTACCTGGCTTAAATCCATGGTCTTCATCTCATAGAGAGGACACTTGTAGCTGGGCGTAAACTGGGTCTTTAAGGGATAATTTCCAAAGGTTACGATAATGGCGTTGCCGGTGCTGTTCTTATTGTTCAGCTTCTGCAGCTCCGAAGGGTATATAAGGGGCCTGGTCTGCACCTGGCTGGATACATTGATGTTCCCTGTCTTGTCCCCCAGAGTAGAGGATACGCTCTGTGTGGAAACAGTCTTGTTGCCGCAGAGCTTTGAGAATTCCTCACAAGTTTCTATATCATTGGAACCAATAAACATTTTCAGGCCGCAGTTGCTCTTGATGATATTGCTTATGGTCTGCCCATATACATTGTCTAACTGGGCATAGGACTGGACTACCATGTTGAACCAGATTTTACGGCTCCGGCCAACAGTTATCATTTTGTCGAACTTGTCTATCTTAGGCATGTTGCCGAACTCATCCAGGATGAAGTATACATTTCTCGGAAGGCTTAAATCCTCCCTGGCGGAGGCCACCTTAATCAGCGCCTTGTAAATGCACAGTACGAATACGGCCGCCAGGGCATGGCGGGTATCCTTTTCATCCGGTATCTTAAGGAACAGCGCCGTAGGCTCGGCTGCAAACTGCTGGGGATCGATATCCGTCTCCGAGGTAAGGGAGCAGAGTCCCTCGTCGTTAAACATAGAGAGCTTATCAAACGCAATGGACATATAGCTGGCCAGGGTGGTATCGGCCGCTGACAGAACCTGCCTTGAAAGTCCAACTGACTTGGACAGCTTGGGGCGTCCCATAAAATATTCTTTTAAAGCCCTGAACTCGTCCTCCGAATTGCTGATAGCCTTGTTTACATTATAGAAGCAGAACTTCTCCCTGGTCATCTCCAGCTCCGGATACTCGCTGTCCTCCAGCATGGCCAGGCATACTGCCATGATAATGGAACGGGCTCCTTTTTCCCACACAGGATCGTCCTGGGATTCAATGGGACAGATCACGCTGATAAGGTCATTTAAATCTTCGTAAATCTCATCATATATCTTCTGCTTTTCCACCTTGATAACAGTCAGCAGCTCCCTGCGCACAGCGTAGGCTTTTCCCTTATACTCGTACCACACATCCTTATACTGGTCCGCCTCATTCACCAGCTCCAAACCGCTTTGCCTCACGTCCGTGTCGCACTGGAAGATTCCCTGTCCCGCCTTAAGGTAAAGCTGGTACCTGTCATAGATATCTCCCAAAGGGTTCCAGCGGAAGGAGCTGTAAGGATCCCTTAAGTCCAGAACCATTACCTTATAGCCCTGTTCCGCCAGCATGCCGCTGTGAAGCTGGAACAGCTCTCCCTTGGGATCCGTGCAGATCATGGAAGAACCGGCTGAGGATTTCCCCAGTATCTGAATCATGGGGTTGATAAAGGATGTGGTTTTACCGCTGCCTGTGGCGCCGATTACAAGGCCATGCATGGGCTTGGCAATGTTGATGTTGAGCTCCTTCTTTTTCTTGTTGTACACCGCGTATACAGGAATCCCGTCCTTTTTTTCCTCTTTAAGTCTGGTAAAACGCTTCGGGGAGAAATTATCATCCTTCTCCTTGTCGGTCATAAAGCGTGAATTCTCCAGGGAACTTTCAATACTGTCCTCCTTGGCCTTCATCAGACGTTTGGCCCGTTTTACAGTTCCCACGTGGAATACCAGGTACAGCATATAAACCATTACCGTGACCACCGCTCCATATATCCAGACAGCCGGCTTAAGCAGAAGGCCCGGATTCCAGAGTCTTCCCCAATCCCGGGTTAAAATGGCCGGAACCAGCTCCGTCAGCATCATGGCGGTAAGGTACCCCAACACCATCACCACCACAATACCTCCTAATATGTATCCTGCTATCTTCTTTATCATAGGGCCCTCCCGCTTTCGTATATGCTCCATATGCCTTCTGTCCATAAAATCTCGGACAATCACTGCTTTTTTATTGCTTTCATACTACAATAGCATTTATCCTGAAACAATAGCCTGCGACCGAAAGTCAGTTTTTCCGACCGAAACTCAATCCCCCTTCCGATTTACCCTTACAAGTGCCTCCCCGCCCATTAGAACATATGCCCGCCGGGTACACAAAAACAGGCGGCACAGCCGTGAAGCCGCGCCGCCCTTATCCCTCATCCTTTAGCGGCAGGATAATGGAAACCTTGAATACCTTCTCCTCCGGCACAAAGGTGCCAATCCCCCCGTGACGTTTTACGATGGCCTTTACCGACTCCACTCCAATCCCCACGCTCTCCCGCTTGGAAGACCGGAAATATCCCCTTTCATACTGCACATCCCCCATAAAGCTGTTGTCCAGCACAATGGACAGGCGGCTGTCGTCCTGAAGGCATCTTAAGAATATGAACTTCCTGCCCGACTCATGCCGTTTGCAGGCTTCTACCGCATTTTCCAGCAGATTTCCCATAACCACGCATAACTCATCATCAGGAAGAACGGTCCGGCCCGGAACCATAACCCGGATATCTGTTTCAATCTTCTCCTTCTCTGCCAGGGCAGTGTAATGGCACAGTACTGCGTCCAGCGCATAGTTGCTGGTAAATGTAACAGGCCCCATCGAATCCATGGCAGGTGAAAGCTGTCCCAGATACGCCTTTACATGCTCCAAATTTCCCTCCGCCGCATAGGCCTGCAGCAGTCTTATATGATGGCGCATATCATGGCGGATCCGTCTGGTTTCCTCAATTCTGGCATTGAGCTGGCGGTAATGATCTCTCTGCAGAGCCAGCTGCCGGTTCATCCGTCCTGTCTCTGTTACAAAAAAGGTTCTGGCCCGGAACGCGTCCGCCATATCCTGCCACAGAATACTCAACATTCCCACCATAATGACCACGCAGCCAATGGTCAGGAAGCTTCCGCCTATTATAGGCTCGTACAGCGGCAGAAGCTCTTCCATAAACAGGGCGGAAACAAGTACAACCGCAATTACCAGCAGGGTCTGGGAACGCTCCATTCCCTCTGCCATCGCCATATATGCCACCAGTATAAGGTGACAGGCAATGGCAAATTTATACCACTGGGTAATATAGCTGAACAGATCCGCCGCGGCCGCCGTCCCATACTGGGCATAACAGCCGTATACCAGGGCCAGAATACAGAATATTCCCATGGCGGCGGACACCTTTCCCCCTTTGATGCGGTACAGGTCATTTTCCAATATGACCATCAGCCAAAGCATGGCGTAAAAGCAGAACACCTGGATCCCGTACCAGGGCTGCAGCCCCAGCTGAATCCTCTCCCGCGCCAGAGGCCACAGCTGATACCCTACGAAGCACAGGCAGAACAGGCAGAAGAGAAAACCTCTCCACCAGCGGATTTTCACAGCCAGATGAAGGGAGAGACCGGCTGCGGACACAGCCAGCCCCAGAACCATCACCTTCAGCAACAGCCCCACATCCCGTATCCCGGTCACGGCATCGTAGACTCCAAGAAGCGGCGGACTGAAGTTCTGGGAATGAAAGGCGCCCAGAGCCGCGGCCTGTATGATAAGCTCTGTGTCCCGGCCCTGGGTGAGAGGAAAGACAAACCGCTTCATACCGGAGCGGACATCCTCTATGCTTCCCCATTCCCGGACCAGCTCTCCCCCGATATAGACCCTGCTTGCCCCTTCTATCTCAGGCAGTTCCAGGGCAAAGGGACCGCCCTTTTCCGGCAGCTCCAAAACCAGGCGGTATGTACCCTTTGTTCCCCTTTGATTCCGCCTCATCTGTCCATATTTTCCTACTGCCGCAGTTACACCGGCAGGTTTCTCCGCTCCGTCAAACGCGTCCGGTCCCAGAAGCAGATCGGGATAGAACTCCCATCCCGTAACAAGATACCGGTATGGATTCTCCTCCATATCCCCCAGCGTCAGCTCCAGTCTTCCCAATTCCGGCTGCTTCCCCCCCACCGTGTATTTATTATCTGCATAGTAAAGAATAAGTATGAATAAAACAGAGAGAATGGCTGAGGCAGTAATAACAATAATAGGCCGTAAACTTACCAATTTCTGATTTTTCATCTTACCTCCGCAGATCCTTCAGGGCATATTCCATATATTCCTTTTTTACCTGGGCCCTGCCTCTGACCCGTACAGGCAGGGTTTCCCCATTTTTCAGACGAATAACAGAGTCTCCCACCTCCTGAATCCAGTCCATATTCACGTAAATCCCCCGGTTGCAGCAAAGGAACCTGGAATCCGGCATCAGCCGCCCGGACACAGCCATAAAGGACTCCGCAGCCTCCAGTACGGTATCGCTGGTATGTATCCGCACCATACGTTTAAGGCTGTCCACGTACAACAGTTTACTAAAGGGCACCACAGCCTCCACTCCGCCCTTCACCATCACCGTAAGTCCCCGTCCCGCCTCCAGAAGCTCTCTGGTAAAGCAGTCCAGGGCCAGGGCCAGATCCTCATAGCTCAGGGGCTTCATCAGATAGTAGGCGGCCCTTACCCGGTAGCTGTCCACCGCGTAATCCGCGCTGGAGCTAAAGA
Coding sequences within:
- a CDS encoding Mbov_0396 family ICE element transmembrane protein, translating into MSYLGIYEWVYEKVLSSIVTPVFDFVVSIINIAWGYVFQYILGPILLPVLQVVFYWVIRVVEVLGAFMNYLQFIGYLMVVDCLEKAFDIFIGLEPVTYYPNGREGAAVTGSLLEVLFTSTAISEAFKVITLGGVGIALLLTIFGVAKSSFDLDFENKRPVSHVLKQLFKSVLGAFLIPFAVWFMIQLSMIILTTLNTAVSFDDNGGRSTLGSTIFTIASVNAAWDSENNMSKWGTVELDEGFGFKVLDKANPDFDITKEPRKNFYLNDTYERYTNIPNVVLNFDLSRFDYLMGGWTAIFLCVILFLCFLTVIRRIFEILLLYLVSPYFVAMMPLDDGEKFKQWFGMFMGKLFTGYGTVVLMKIYLMLMPLILRGGITAEGMGGESRIVMAALYVMGGAWTVYKAGSLLTGLVNEAAGRLEQESNRDAYGAAMLAAAPFRAIKNRLEQKVSGKLEEKITGAGKDVGTRLQGGDPKGSGARSEVRTSRLRSKPPKQPKFKKAVIYDELKNSSGFTIGGHRPARGRSRQLEPVSKAALKNVKKSTLKHINFENDKRPFKYGYDQFRKDNAFIRNKDGTVDFMYPAKRKSAVLAQRNEIAKVREEALSYSDPKERSRYVTNWLQHQSDDKNSLMYFNPADRMRLERTFGCKIDKTPISSGINKGQIAFYPEKPKLPNGTRLNPDKSKGDKK
- a CDS encoding Mbov_0396 family ICE element transmembrane protein codes for the protein MEVAKGFTDVLYTTMVLLFNEIFVPVMTEILSLFYEKAMYVLSHSVSILAYFFLITVCKILDSLETMIGIFAGTENVIVDNKPMTFMEMVFNQDAVSKGFLMITLVAVGICFLFTIFAIVRSMSSSTLENKNPISQVLKDAMKACVSFMLVPFLCIALMQLSSALIKQTKAVIQAESGTAGDPSMGLYIFLTASLRAGRADFEIPVLQETADVAEGLGDKFTYEILTSLDSAFRVEYLPPSMSDDLRRSYLNGDKDYLDFRDSGSDFSAAKIDYLLGFSASIFMIIMLAGVLIQFIRRLLELVLLYLVAPFFVATIPLDRGDMFKRWREMFIAKFLAGFGVIYALKIFMLLLPLIFSDNLSLGSSFVMDRLYAGGVYDQTKDKFFDNLREQTGGIEIPGSGNPAYQEEVNRMEEAVDFAWEKTGMSYMENHSAMDSVLVNMGLVDRNSPSLEESMIDSILKTIFFLGGMFAVYKSCAMFLEILNPKAAEDAKTSTMLAMGYTVGAARKAASTGVQLGVAAGVGLGTGLATGGAGAAATAGAAGAKAAATAGAKAAATAGAKAVGTAAKTAGSTAKNAVKSAAKSTAKNAVGAAKQGVQGAASGAAGAAKDSGDRDG
- a CDS encoding type IV secretory system conjugative DNA transfer family protein, translating into MIKKIAGYILGGIVVVMVLGYLTAMMLTELVPAILTRDWGRLWNPGLLLKPAVWIYGAVVTVMVYMLYLVFHVGTVKRAKRLMKAKEDSIESSLENSRFMTDKEKDDNFSPKRFTRLKEEKKDGIPVYAVYNKKKKELNINIAKPMHGLVIGATGSGKTTSFINPMIQILGKSSAGSSMICTDPKGELFQLHSGMLAEQGYKVMVLDLRDPYSSFRWNPLGDIYDRYQLYLKAGQGIFQCDTDVRQSGLELVNEADQYKDVWYEYKGKAYAVRRELLTVIKVEKQKIYDEIYEDLNDLISVICPIESQDDPVWEKGARSIIMAVCLAMLEDSEYPELEMTREKFCFYNVNKAISNSEDEFRALKEYFMGRPKLSKSVGLSRQVLSAADTTLASYMSIAFDKLSMFNDEGLCSLTSETDIDPQQFAAEPTALFLKIPDEKDTRHALAAVFVLCIYKALIKVASAREDLSLPRNVYFILDEFGNMPKIDKFDKMITVGRSRKIWFNMVVQSYAQLDNVYGQTISNIIKSNCGLKMFIGSNDIETCEEFSKLCGNKTVSTQSVSSTLGDKTGNINVSSQVQTRPLIYPSELQKLNNKNSTGNAIIVTFGNYPLKTQFTPSYKCPLYEMKTMDLSQVRMNAFFGDEVYYDLDERNYIIASRQEKEMEVSAE
- a CDS encoding sensor histidine kinase, encoding MKNQKLVSLRPIIVITASAILSVLFILILYYADNKYTVGGKQPELGRLELTLGDMEENPYRYLVTGWEFYPDLLLGPDAFDGAEKPAGVTAAVGKYGQMRRNQRGTKGTYRLVLELPEKGGPFALELPEIEGASRVYIGGELVREWGSIEDVRSGMKRFVFPLTQGRDTELIIQAAALGAFHSQNFSPPLLGVYDAVTGIRDVGLLLKVMVLGLAVSAAGLSLHLAVKIRWWRGFLFCLFCLCFVGYQLWPLARERIQLGLQPWYGIQVFCFYAMLWLMVILENDLYRIKGGKVSAAMGIFCILALVYGCYAQYGTAAAADLFSYITQWYKFAIACHLILVAYMAMAEGMERSQTLLVIAVVLVSALFMEELLPLYEPIIGGSFLTIGCVVIMVGMLSILWQDMADAFRARTFFVTETGRMNRQLALQRDHYRQLNARIEETRRIRHDMRHHIRLLQAYAAEGNLEHVKAYLGQLSPAMDSMGPVTFTSNYALDAVLCHYTALAEKEKIETDIRVMVPGRTVLPDDELCVVMGNLLENAVEACKRHESGRKFIFLRCLQDDSRLSIVLDNSFMGDVQYERGYFRSSKRESVGIGVESVKAIVKRHGGIGTFVPEEKVFKVSIILPLKDEG
- a CDS encoding LytR/AlgR family response regulator transcription factor, giving the protein MIIAVVDDTMQDRELLKGMLDQYFSGHQTVPEIQEFESGEAFLEAYEPGHYDIIFFDIYMGGITGMETASLVYERDKDCRLVFFSSSADYAVDSYRVRAAYYLMKPLSYEDLALALDCFTRELLEAGRGLTVMVKGGVEAVVPFSKLLYVDSLKRMVRIHTSDTVLEAAESFMAVSGRLMPDSRFLCCNRGIYVNMDWIQEVGDSVIRLKNGETLPVRVRGRAQVKKEYMEYALKDLRR